In one window of Bacteroidales bacterium DNA:
- a CDS encoding indolepyruvate oxidoreductase subunit beta, with translation MKKDIILAGVGGQGILSIAACIGLAAVDNGLFLKQAEVHGMSQRGGAVQSNLRLSDKVIASDLIPYGQADLIISIEPLESLRYLPWLHRDGWVITSSNAFVNIPNYPEKEAVEAEIRRIKNHIFIDAEAIAKELGSIRSANMVMLGAAVPFLELPFEQIEKAITKLFGNKGAAVVELNQQAMKAGFEFTNRELAKV, from the coding sequence ATGAAAAAAGACATTATTCTGGCAGGTGTCGGTGGACAAGGAATTTTATCGATAGCAGCTTGTATCGGACTTGCTGCAGTGGATAATGGTTTGTTTCTAAAACAGGCCGAAGTACACGGCATGAGCCAACGTGGCGGCGCCGTGCAATCCAACCTGCGCCTGAGCGATAAGGTAATAGCCTCCGATCTGATCCCTTATGGACAGGCCGACCTGATCATCTCGATAGAACCACTCGAGTCGTTGCGTTATCTGCCGTGGCTCCACCGCGACGGTTGGGTCATCACCAGCTCCAACGCCTTTGTTAATATTCCCAACTATCCCGAGAAGGAAGCTGTTGAAGCTGAAATTAGAAGGATAAAAAACCATATCTTCATCGACGCTGAAGCCATCGCCAAAGAGCTGGGCTCCATAAGATCGGCAAATATGGTGATGCTGGGTGCAGCAGTTCCATTTCTTGAATTACCATTCGAACAAATCGAAAAAGCCATCACCAAACTCTTTGGAAACAAAGGTGCAGCAGTTGTTGAGCTTAACCAACAGGCAATGAAAGCCGGCTTCGAGTTTACCAACCGCGAGTTGGCAAAAGTGTAG